In the Lentimicrobium sp. L6 genome, one interval contains:
- a CDS encoding hydroxymethylglutaryl-CoA reductase, degradative, with protein MLEKEIIKGFSKLDKEQKVKKVAAYFPNPKEVEKELKSFWHAEIAKQKLFEEFSENTISNFFFPYGIAPNVIINGKNYMIPMVIEESSVVAAASNSAKFWSTRGGFHTQIINQTKIGQVHFTWAGDFEKLNAFFPVLKKHFFQGTDGITKNMRERGGGILDIELVDMRTEIDDYYQLKASFNTVDSMGANFINSCLEEFAEILKEKVSENIELNEYPIQVIMSILSNYTPDCLVEAWVECDIKDLEGVDPDISAEDFAWKFEKAVQVATVDTYRATTHNKGIFNGIDAVVLATGNDFRAVEACGHTYAARDGKYRSLTSIEIKEGRFKYVLRVPMALGTVGGLTKLHPLARFTMELLGDPHADDLMQIAAVAGLANNFGALRSLTTKGIQKGHMKMHLLNILNNFGATETEKQTAVEYFKTRKVSFSVVEDFINDIRQ; from the coding sequence ATGCTTGAAAAAGAAATCATCAAAGGATTTTCGAAACTAGATAAAGAACAAAAAGTTAAAAAGGTAGCTGCCTATTTCCCCAATCCAAAAGAAGTAGAAAAAGAACTCAAATCTTTTTGGCATGCCGAAATTGCTAAACAAAAGCTTTTCGAAGAATTTTCTGAGAATACCATTTCCAACTTTTTCTTTCCTTATGGAATTGCACCCAATGTGATCATCAATGGGAAAAACTATATGATTCCTATGGTGATTGAAGAAAGCTCGGTGGTAGCAGCCGCAAGTAATAGCGCTAAATTCTGGTCAACAAGAGGAGGTTTTCATACCCAGATTATTAATCAAACAAAAATAGGTCAAGTTCATTTTACTTGGGCTGGTGATTTTGAAAAATTAAATGCATTCTTCCCAGTTTTAAAAAAGCATTTCTTTCAAGGAACTGATGGAATCACCAAAAACATGAGGGAAAGAGGCGGAGGAATCCTCGATATTGAATTGGTGGACATGCGAACTGAAATTGATGATTATTATCAGCTCAAAGCCAGTTTTAATACAGTAGATTCCATGGGTGCCAATTTTATTAACTCTTGTTTAGAGGAATTTGCTGAGATTTTAAAAGAAAAAGTAAGTGAGAACATAGAGTTGAACGAGTATCCCATACAAGTCATCATGTCAATTCTGAGTAATTACACCCCAGATTGCTTGGTGGAAGCTTGGGTGGAATGTGATATTAAAGACTTAGAGGGAGTGGACCCCGATATTTCAGCGGAGGATTTTGCTTGGAAGTTTGAAAAAGCGGTACAAGTTGCTACTGTGGATACTTATCGTGCCACTACCCATAATAAAGGAATCTTCAACGGAATAGATGCTGTGGTATTAGCCACGGGGAACGATTTTAGAGCTGTTGAAGCTTGTGGGCATACCTATGCTGCCCGCGATGGAAAATACCGTAGTTTGACTTCTATTGAGATAAAGGAGGGGCGTTTTAAATATGTTTTGAGAGTTCCCATGGCCTTAGGAACCGTTGGAGGATTAACCAAATTGCATCCTTTAGCACGTTTTACTATGGAATTGCTTGGTGACCCTCATGCCGATGATTTAATGCAAATAGCTGCTGTGGCTGGATTAGCGAATAATTTTGGTGCGTTGAGATCCCTAACCACCAAGGGAATTCAAAAAGGTCATATGAAAATGCACTTATTAAATATTTTGAATAACTTTGGCGCCACTGAAACTGAAAAACAGACTGCTGTAGAATATTTTAAGACTCGTAAAGTTTCTTTTTCAGTAGTAGAAGATTTTATTAATGATATTCGACAATAA
- a CDS encoding type 2 isopentenyl-diphosphate Delta-isomerase has translation MESRKKDHINLAYQAQMFEQEVSELFNYEPMLVSNQLEELKKTKFLAKELSLPLWVSSMTGGTKEAQDINRNLAQACREFGMGMGLGSCRPLLQSKERFEDFNVRDIMGNDLPLMANLGIAQVEDLLDIKAVDKIIELVTELRADGLMLHVNPLQELMQPEGDIYKRPPLETIQELLELIDFPIFVKEVGQGMGPKSLDALLETDIAGIEFGALGGTNFSLIELMRSDEMVMEQMSGFASVGHSAADMVGFLNELPMNMVQQKELIVSGGMNPLRGYYMLQQLSAPAIIGMAFQFLKYAREDYSELKKYVTLVKRSLQIAEKFLHKL, from the coding sequence ATGGAATCCCGGAAAAAAGACCATATTAATTTGGCTTATCAAGCTCAGATGTTCGAGCAAGAAGTCTCAGAATTATTTAACTATGAACCCATGTTGGTCTCTAATCAATTGGAGGAATTGAAGAAGACGAAGTTTTTGGCTAAAGAATTGAGTTTGCCACTTTGGGTAAGTAGCATGACAGGTGGAACCAAAGAAGCCCAAGATATTAATAGAAATCTCGCTCAGGCTTGTCGAGAGTTTGGAATGGGAATGGGCTTGGGCTCTTGCCGTCCATTATTACAATCCAAGGAACGTTTTGAGGATTTTAATGTGAGAGACATCATGGGAAATGATTTACCATTGATGGCCAATTTAGGAATTGCACAAGTGGAGGACTTGTTGGACATTAAGGCAGTTGACAAGATCATCGAATTGGTCACTGAACTCAGAGCAGATGGACTCATGCTTCACGTCAATCCACTTCAAGAACTCATGCAGCCAGAGGGTGATATTTATAAAAGGCCTCCTCTAGAAACTATCCAAGAATTATTAGAGTTGATTGATTTCCCGATTTTTGTAAAAGAAGTTGGACAAGGAATGGGCCCTAAAAGTTTAGATGCGCTGCTGGAAACTGATATTGCAGGAATAGAATTTGGAGCCTTGGGAGGAACCAATTTTAGCTTAATTGAGTTGATGCGTTCCGATGAGATGGTGATGGAACAGATGAGTGGTTTTGCATCTGTGGGACATAGTGCTGCCGATATGGTGGGTTTTTTAAATGAACTTCCCATGAATATGGTGCAACAAAAAGAATTGATCGTCAGCGGAGGAATGAATCCATTGAGGGGCTATTACATGCTTCAGCAATTATCTGCACCTGCTATTATTGGCATGGCATTTCAGTTTTTAAAATATGCTCGTGAAGATTATTCCGAGTTAAAAAAATATGTAACTTTAGTGAAGAGAAGTCTTCAAATAGCGGAGAAGTTTTTACACAAACTATAA
- a CDS encoding DUF4468 domain-containing protein, with translation MKKNLIIILAIIAPFILKAQTDLSTPDIPLDEEGQIRYVELVQEDADAKDLFKRCVKWINEEYKNPTSVTPTRDMVNKKIVIRHRFNLTQALESGTITNAGEVMYDMIIRFKDGRYRAEMTNFVLKKTSKFPCENWLPEGTAPSSVNLQQLDAFAKEKLESLKEGMKPPKVYEEEKW, from the coding sequence ATGAAAAAGAATTTAATCATCATTTTAGCCATTATAGCGCCATTTATTCTTAAGGCGCAAACTGATTTATCTACTCCAGATATTCCTTTGGATGAGGAGGGTCAGATTAGATACGTTGAGCTAGTACAAGAAGATGCGGATGCCAAAGATTTATTCAAACGTTGTGTAAAGTGGATCAATGAGGAATATAAGAATCCTACATCGGTGACTCCAACTCGCGATATGGTGAATAAAAAAATTGTTATCCGTCATAGATTTAATCTAACACAGGCCCTTGAAAGTGGAACGATCACAAATGCGGGTGAAGTGATGTACGACATGATTATTCGTTTTAAAGATGGACGATACCGTGCCGAGATGACCAATTTTGTTTTGAAGAAAACTTCAAAATTCCCCTGCGAGAATTGGTTACCAGAAGGAACAGCACCTAGCTCAGTTAACCTTCAACAATTAGATGCTTTTGCCAAAGAAAAGCTAGAAAGTCTAAAAGAAGGTATGAAGCCACCAAAAGTATATGAGGAAGAGAAATGGTAG